Proteins encoded in a region of the Prunus persica cultivar Lovell chromosome G4, Prunus_persica_NCBIv2, whole genome shotgun sequence genome:
- the LOC109948407 gene encoding uncharacterized protein LOC109948407 isoform X1, with amino-acid sequence MFDMESDGGQKDLGNTKPPKSRPNKEDETPNEQDDNVKGFATVDKTSAPFVEVIRERKHAKQSQNEDKMGHNNVKSLFLKNCSSTSIRDPTVTRATANRKLGPHKRTPYEDINALKAKANAKTRQVIAHERIMKRLSVGLFRMSNNISEDDRDLLSFAFCCNPLDPKAWGELLVDTGVVAIDRHHFGSLAPGSPLFDDVINVMTEYLYDTTSTKWFLPTYFWSEGAKFVRPSNRMTSCARTHKLCRLVRFNGRLKDCMQLLYLDSVFHDDILSVFGTGWTFSSFSVVSLLDANLIQPNAVNCGIFFIRHMQYYRQLWYDQYNSNVQRMRLAIELLRNEKNQLRDAIIREALKVMKNGYDFMAKGNKIGNVEVKDKDVADVTVKRKRVYIRKQKKSAVTIPETRTGRV; translated from the exons ATGTTTGATATGGAGAGTGATGGGGGACAAAAAGACCTTGGAAATACTAAACCTCCAAAAAGTAGGCCAAACAAAGAAGACGAAACTCCCAACGAGCAAGATGACAATGTGAAAGGATTTGCAACTGTTGATAAAACTTCGGCTCCCTTTGTTGAAGTCATCCGTGAGAGAAAACATGCAAAACAATCTCAGAATGAG GATAAAATGGGTCACAACAACGTAAAAAGTTTGTTCTTAAAGAATTGTAGTTCAACTTCAATAAGGGATCCGACAGTGACTCGTGCAACAGCGAATAGAAAGCTGGGTCCCCACAAGAGAACTCCTTATGAAGACATTAATGCGTTGAAAGCTAAAGCAAATGCAAAAACTCGACAAGTAATTGCTCACGAGCGGATTATGAAGAGATTGAGTGTCGGTCTATTCCGGATGAGCAACAATATTTCTGAAGATGATAGAGATCTACTAAGTTTTGCATTTTGTTGCAATCCATTAGATCCAAAAGCTTGGGG TGAACTACTCGTTGACACTGGTGTTGTAGCTATAGATCGTCACCATTTTGGAAGCCTTGCCCCTGGGTCGCCTCTCTTTGATGAT GTAATCAATGTAATGACAGAATATTTATATGATACTACCTCCACAAAATGGTTCCTACCTACGTATTTTTGGTCG GAAGGTGCCAAGTTCGTACGTCCCAGTAATCGTATGACGTCATGTGCTAGGACACACAAGCTTTGTCGTCTCGTAAGATTTAATGGGCGACTGAAGGATTGCATGCAG TTGTTGTACCTAGACTCCGTTTTTCATGATGACATATTGTCGGTATTTGGGACGGGGTGGACGTTCTCCTCCTTTTCTGTTGTGTCCCTATTGGATGCCAATCTCATCCAACCTAATGCTGTGAATTGTGGCATTTTTTTCATAAGACACATGCAATATTATCGTCAATTGTGGTATGACCAG TACAACTCTAATGTACAACGAATGCGACTTGCTATTGAGTTGCTccgaaatgaaaaaaatcaattgcGTGATGCGATAATACGTGAAGCATTGAAAGTGATGAAAAATGGATATGATTTTATGGCAAAGGGGAACAAGATTGGTAATGTTGAGGTTAAAGACAAGGATGTGGCGGATGTCAccgttaaaagaaaaagggtttaTATtcggaaacaaaaaaaatcagcaGTGACTATACCAGAAACACGTACAGGCCGCGTTTAG
- the LOC109948407 gene encoding uncharacterized protein LOC109948407 isoform X2, with translation MFDMESDGGQKDLGNTKPPKSRPNKEDETPNEQDDNVKGFATVDKTSAPFVEVIRERKHAKQSQNENCSSTSIRDPTVTRATANRKLGPHKRTPYEDINALKAKANAKTRQVIAHERIMKRLSVGLFRMSNNISEDDRDLLSFAFCCNPLDPKAWGELLVDTGVVAIDRHHFGSLAPGSPLFDDVINVMTEYLYDTTSTKWFLPTYFWSEGAKFVRPSNRMTSCARTHKLCRLVRFNGRLKDCMQLLYLDSVFHDDILSVFGTGWTFSSFSVVSLLDANLIQPNAVNCGIFFIRHMQYYRQLWYDQYNSNVQRMRLAIELLRNEKNQLRDAIIREALKVMKNGYDFMAKGNKIGNVEVKDKDVADVTVKRKRVYIRKQKKSAVTIPETRTGRV, from the exons ATGTTTGATATGGAGAGTGATGGGGGACAAAAAGACCTTGGAAATACTAAACCTCCAAAAAGTAGGCCAAACAAAGAAGACGAAACTCCCAACGAGCAAGATGACAATGTGAAAGGATTTGCAACTGTTGATAAAACTTCGGCTCCCTTTGTTGAAGTCATCCGTGAGAGAAAACATGCAAAACAATCTCAGAATGAG AATTGTAGTTCAACTTCAATAAGGGATCCGACAGTGACTCGTGCAACAGCGAATAGAAAGCTGGGTCCCCACAAGAGAACTCCTTATGAAGACATTAATGCGTTGAAAGCTAAAGCAAATGCAAAAACTCGACAAGTAATTGCTCACGAGCGGATTATGAAGAGATTGAGTGTCGGTCTATTCCGGATGAGCAACAATATTTCTGAAGATGATAGAGATCTACTAAGTTTTGCATTTTGTTGCAATCCATTAGATCCAAAAGCTTGGGG TGAACTACTCGTTGACACTGGTGTTGTAGCTATAGATCGTCACCATTTTGGAAGCCTTGCCCCTGGGTCGCCTCTCTTTGATGAT GTAATCAATGTAATGACAGAATATTTATATGATACTACCTCCACAAAATGGTTCCTACCTACGTATTTTTGGTCG GAAGGTGCCAAGTTCGTACGTCCCAGTAATCGTATGACGTCATGTGCTAGGACACACAAGCTTTGTCGTCTCGTAAGATTTAATGGGCGACTGAAGGATTGCATGCAG TTGTTGTACCTAGACTCCGTTTTTCATGATGACATATTGTCGGTATTTGGGACGGGGTGGACGTTCTCCTCCTTTTCTGTTGTGTCCCTATTGGATGCCAATCTCATCCAACCTAATGCTGTGAATTGTGGCATTTTTTTCATAAGACACATGCAATATTATCGTCAATTGTGGTATGACCAG TACAACTCTAATGTACAACGAATGCGACTTGCTATTGAGTTGCTccgaaatgaaaaaaatcaattgcGTGATGCGATAATACGTGAAGCATTGAAAGTGATGAAAAATGGATATGATTTTATGGCAAAGGGGAACAAGATTGGTAATGTTGAGGTTAAAGACAAGGATGTGGCGGATGTCAccgttaaaagaaaaagggtttaTATtcggaaacaaaaaaaatcagcaGTGACTATACCAGAAACACGTACAGGCCGCGTTTAG
- the LOC109948407 gene encoding uncharacterized protein LOC109948407 isoform X5, with the protein MFDMESDGGQKDLGNTKPPKSRPNKEDETPNEQDDNVKGFATVDKTSAPFVEVIRERKHAKQSQNEDKMGHNNVKSLFLKNCSSTSIRDPTVTRATANRKLGPHKRTPYEDINALKAKANAKTRQVIAHERIMKRLSVGLFRMSNNISEDDRDLLSFAFCCNPLDPKAWGELLVDTGVVAIDRHHFGSLAPGSPLFDDVINVMTEYLYDTTSTKWFLPTYFWSEGAKFVRPSNRMTSCARTHKLCRLVRFNGRLKDCMQIYIPMHNDVIGHWYLLVCDIFHKKAEIWDSLPDVHHNKKFVVPRLRFS; encoded by the exons ATGTTTGATATGGAGAGTGATGGGGGACAAAAAGACCTTGGAAATACTAAACCTCCAAAAAGTAGGCCAAACAAAGAAGACGAAACTCCCAACGAGCAAGATGACAATGTGAAAGGATTTGCAACTGTTGATAAAACTTCGGCTCCCTTTGTTGAAGTCATCCGTGAGAGAAAACATGCAAAACAATCTCAGAATGAG GATAAAATGGGTCACAACAACGTAAAAAGTTTGTTCTTAAAGAATTGTAGTTCAACTTCAATAAGGGATCCGACAGTGACTCGTGCAACAGCGAATAGAAAGCTGGGTCCCCACAAGAGAACTCCTTATGAAGACATTAATGCGTTGAAAGCTAAAGCAAATGCAAAAACTCGACAAGTAATTGCTCACGAGCGGATTATGAAGAGATTGAGTGTCGGTCTATTCCGGATGAGCAACAATATTTCTGAAGATGATAGAGATCTACTAAGTTTTGCATTTTGTTGCAATCCATTAGATCCAAAAGCTTGGGG TGAACTACTCGTTGACACTGGTGTTGTAGCTATAGATCGTCACCATTTTGGAAGCCTTGCCCCTGGGTCGCCTCTCTTTGATGAT GTAATCAATGTAATGACAGAATATTTATATGATACTACCTCCACAAAATGGTTCCTACCTACGTATTTTTGGTCG GAAGGTGCCAAGTTCGTACGTCCCAGTAATCGTATGACGTCATGTGCTAGGACACACAAGCTTTGTCGTCTCGTAAGATTTAATGGGCGACTGAAGGATTGCATGCAG ATCTATATTCCGATGCACAATGATGTAATTGGTCACTGGTATCTTTTGGTTTGTGACATATTCCATAAGAAAGCTGAAATTTGGGATAGTTTACCTGATGTGCATCACAATAAGAAAT TTGTTGTACCTAGACTCCGTTTTTCATGA